TTACAAGAAATGAGATCCTAGTTATCTTTGTTTATACTTTCAAGTGGCAAATGTGGGGTTTCCACTTCTGTCTTGTATTTCTCATGATTTTCTTCTCTCACTGTTACCTTTGTTTCTACTTCTGATGGTTATTTGCATTCATTATTCAAGTCATTAAAAGAGTAAACAggacatattttaaattaccaTGTCCTTTTCAAACATTTCAGTAGAATAGTTAAAGTCAGCAAGACGAGGAGGTGGAGTAGTCAATCGAGCTGGCCAAGGAGCCAAACCAGATCCTCTTGCTCTGTGCATCTCTGCATAGACCAGCAGAATATATGGTTATTGACTTTTCAACTTATGATAAAAGAGTAAAGAAACAATACCACAAATTGTTGATGGAAAAGAACAAAACCATGCAACATTAATATACGGAAAAAAATGAGTTGTATAACTTGTGTCGAATGTAATGTAATCAGAAAGAACATGGACCCATCTAGAACAGCAAAAGCTATCTGATTTACCTAGCCAACTACGGGATATCCATTATCACAAGACAGCCGCTCTCAAGCACTACGTTGTTTCATCACTTATTATTCgtagtcaatttttttttttaactactCTATAGGAACATTCTTATTATCAGTATATTTCATGGTCTTGAGATTAGAGAACAGACTAAATCATTAAATGAAATGGCGAAGATAACACTCACGATCAGAGTAACGTGAGATGCAAGCTTTCATTTTAACTCCCCAAACAGCATCAGGATCATCATCAGGACTGCAGAGGGGAGGGTGAGTATCAGGCTCTCTTTTTAAGTAGCAGTCATTTGTAAGAGGCTTCACCCATATGACAGTTTGGTTCTTCTTAGCAGCAACTTTCCAACACATCTGCCCTACAAGAGCACTCATTTGTCTCCATATTCTTTGATCCTCTTCATCCTGAGCATAGGCTTCAGGAGATGAGTACGCAAAGTAGCCTCCTGGCCTGAGTAACCTATCTAGCTCAAGAAGAAGTATGCCATCTCTTTGAAGCCAGTCAATTCTACAACGAGAACAATGTGCAAGTTCAAAAGATCTACTAGGGTAAGGGAGTCTTAATGTCCCCAAGACACCAAGATATGAGGGAATTCCTCTTTCTAAAGCAAACTGTATTTGGTTTTCATGAACATCATTTGGTGCTAATGACATTGCTATTACATCAGAAGAAAGAAGATATCCTCCAAAGCTTGCAACACCACAGCCAACATCAAAAACATTGCGAAGTCTTCCTTCGTCATTTATGATATTGTTTGGAAAGTTAAGCATCTGTAAATATCAACCACAGATACTAAGTCATAAATTTTTCCAGTCATGTAAAAGTTTTATGTTTTGGCCCAGACAGTAACTAGCTTACATTGGCAATTGATGCAATATATTTGTCAGCACCGTAATGGAAGTGAGTTCCTCCACCAGGAAAAACTATCTTTTCACCTTTTACAACCATCCATCTCTGGTCAGATTTCTCAGTTGCAAGATGAGTATGAGGTATATTTGCCCTCCATACCTGATCTCTGCTTTTGGGCCACTTGATTGGAATCTATTATCAAGAACAGAACTCAAAGCTGTAAGGACAGAAAATTTCCCAATTTATTTAACTCTTAGTTATATCTAAGAGAAACAATGCTGGAGAAAAGAGAGACACCTTGTATCCTGGAGGAGGGGGAATCAAACAATTATAGCGCCTCTCAGGCATGGGGCAGTGTCGCTCGTAGTGCTCCATCATAGTCAGATCAAGCTTCAACCTTGTTTGGTATATGAAATTTCTGTCTAAACACGGAATTAGCTCTGAGAGACGATCATCACAGACCTGAAGAAATTGAACACGAGTAAAATAACTTGAATCCTCAAACAAGACATTAACATTCAAGAGAACTCACTGGAATGGTCTTCGGTATAGCACTGtcatctcctccaaatgtcaAAGATTTGCTACCATACTCAATAGAAGATGAAGCGCTATCCCTAGAATACAGGTAAAAGAAAGCACCGACAATCACTAAAACTATCACAGTTATGACCAACCGCTTTCTTGGTTTCCCATCTGCTCTCCCTCTACCCATTTTTGTCACTGCATAACAATACACCATCGTTTCAACTTCAACTTGTagataaaaaatagataatatacGAGCCAAAACAACTATTCAATTTCAATCGAATAACAATATGTCATAATTATCTCACCACAATCACCGTTTCAACCGTACCAACTCAGTTCCACAGAGCACCTATCTGGTGCAAACTAGAGCCTCGAATTAATAACTGTACAGAAAGTAGAAACTGAAACCAATGAAACAGCACTCACTAGCATCATAATGAATGAAAAACTGAACCTAAAACACCAGAAGCACAATCCCTTGGAAAGTATACATTACTATTGGATAAAACCATTTTTCCAAATTCTACGCAGATCTTTAAATCgaacataaaaaacaacaaacaggAGCCCCATTAATGATAACAAGAGAATAAGTTAACACATtccaaaagagaaaaacaaaatctagGGAACTGACGCTCAAACTCCAGATATGAGCATGCATATGAATTGGCATCACCGACAAGCTGTCAGCTTTCACTGACCCATCTCGTGAAAAGAGTAGAGAGTGAGGTGGCAGAAGCAGAGAGATGAAAAAGTTATCATTCTGTGAATGTCGGAGGCAATTCAGAAAACGGGTATGGATCTGAGGAGAAAAACAGACACAGAAAAgggaaaaacacaaaaagataGATAGCGTTTTGTACCTAAGACTCCGCGTCTCTTCACTTCAGAGGTTGCGTTAAACTGGGACATCGCATAACGAACAATGCAATATCTTAATGTCGTAAATGTCTTTTCAcatatcaaaatttttatttttattttcgtgAGTTATACACAATGACAGATTCGATAAATAGTGAGATCTAACCTCTGCAAATGCTTACGGTGTTATTTATTGCTTCATTATTATTGGTCGATAAAAAGTTTGGGAGTAGTGTAGGAGAGTAACATGCAATGAAGTTTATCACTTGTAAAAGGTAAACCTTTCATCGTTTCaatgtttcttaaaatttagatttaaagtAGTGTATACGCCCTTTTCTTGGTGTTTATTTGTGTtctttttatgtgtttattGAAAGAGAGATGGAggttaagaaaagaaattataaatattttggaatttataattaaatttaataaaataaatatgaaaaatgatttataaatataaatatgaaaaatgatttatatgtttaaaaaattaatatgtatataaaaaatataaataatagattttgcaaaaatataaataatcaaatatgtatagaaatataaagtaaactctataaaaatataaaagatgtacaaaaatatatagaataattaaaaatataaattattgtaggaaaataatatatattgctATATTTTGTCTAATAAGTATATTGGTAAACTTGTCTAACATGTGTTGTTAGACTCATTCAATCAGTATATAAACACacttgtctaatgtgtattgttagtcTTGTCTAATTAGTGTATAGACAAGATTGTTGATGTACATTGTAAGACTCATCTAATAAGATAATAGATAGAGTCATCTAATATGTATTAGTAGACTCATCTAATATGTCTATGAATAGACTCGTTTAACATATATTACTAAACTCGTTTAATCATTGTATGGACAAACTCAAGTAATCTGTGTTGCAAAACTCATTTGACCTACCTAATGTGTATTCTTAGACTTACATATTCAATGTATGGAACGactcatttaatttatttgttacaaTCATATAATAAGTGTATAGATAGactcgtctaatgtgtattgttagacCTTTCTAATGTTTTCACTATACTTATTTAATTAGggtataaataatgtttttaaaacttttagcAAATGatgtttgatatttttcaaaagattaatatataaagGATAAGTTCAGACAATAGTGCTTCAAAAGAGCTTTATGAAAAAGTTTGAAGAAGGAAAGCAATAAAGCATAGATTTTATATTGGATCGCTCAACCTGAGCTACGTCTAGTTCTCtcttaagaactcttaaggaGTTCCACTAATCTTTAACAAGATTACATGAGTTTTACCTCTCCAAGTTTACAAGTATTCTTACCACTCCTAAGGATCCCAACAAGTACATCTATGCTCATCCCATCAAGCATTAAGGAGATACCTGTCTTTTTACTCATCGGTCCACAAgcttttctataatttttatcaaGAGGTATATAGTTACCATTTTCTATCACATCCCACATGTCGATGTAATAAGATTCAAAGAATACAACCATCATTTGTTTCCAGTAATCAAACTTTTCCCCTTTGAATAAAACAGGCATGTTGACAACATATCCTTTGTTTTCCATTGCTTGTTAGGATCGTTTCCTCACGTTTTGTTTGGAACTCACCCTTGAGGTAAGCTTCGATGCCAATTAGAGTTGCAACGAGAGCACTAGAGAGGGGTGCAGGGTGAAgagtattttcaaaattcttttcacAAAGTAGCGTCAACTAGTTTATAAAGATGGAGCGTAGGAGTTTTAAGTTTATTAGACGTTAGGTTGTAATGATACAAGTAAATGGAAAACTTTTGAATGGAGAAACAATATAtcacagatttttatactggttcactcaacCTGCACTACGTCCAATTCTCCTTTAAAGAACCCTTAAGGGGTTCCACTAATCTTTTCAAAGATTACACAAGCTTCGCCTCTCCAGGATCTCAccgagtattctcaccactcttgATACAACGAGTATTAGTACCACTCCTAGTTTCCTATTCAACCTGAATAGATTGAGTTTAGCCTCTCTAGGATCTAACCCTAAACAACTGTCTAGGCCTTCAAATCAACCTGaaatttgacactaaacacaccctttatgaattagaaactagcttgaaatcatgcattttgcttatgttagagaataagagagtcagaggtggttttcttggttttccttgttttcgTAGGAATTATcatgaattgaatgaatgaagttgaagtagtaaggagttggactcaagagaagaaggaaaaatgtTGAAAAGAAGAATCGCAAGCACCGCTGAGCTCAAATCCACCGCTGAGTGCCAGCCTCGTGAAGGAGTTCTCTGGCCAATACCtgagcgccaacgctgaggggaaaatcAAGTACCGCAGCCACCGTTGAACGCCAACCTCTTCAGAGAAGCTAGTGTCAGACGCCTAGGCGACAACGTTGAGTGAAATCTATGAGTACCGCGCCTACCGTTAAGTGGTAATCCAGCGCCGAGCGCCAGTCTCTTGGGCCTGGGCCAATTTGTGCtaattttaatgaactatatattgatttgcacgACCCATAGAGGGTATCTTTTGGTAGAAGGAGACGTGGAAACACattcttcaccccttggagacggattttggatgtgaaagctccaatctacaaattttaggggtttatctttcattcctttcattaatttcatctagtttcaccatgtctatggtgaactaaacctccattgttttTGGGGAagcgatgtaatcctttgaaactctaatgtattgaattgttttgtcaatctatatgctttactttattaattgttagagtttttcctctattctctGTGCATGCTctatttaactcattcaatagaATGATCTTTGATtatgtcgatatggacacatacgagGAAATCTAGATCTaggggaattctctcgggagcaatattacctagacatagggataggaggatcgATTGCCTTAAGCTTATGTGCGAatataatgcatgataaattgctagggagacaagacattataaactagtaattaggagtaggctctcttcaccgagacatcgggtttagggtaaagtagaaagtgacattaacattaatgaaggagtaaaattcataaatacatgagagtggattaggataagtcggaaacaccaacaacataattcatccatatatttTTCACCTGCGTATAttctttggtcaattgatcaacctttgcatgcatgtttattttctgttttgcatacTAAACACCAAATTTTCGTTAtttaagtcttaaataatcaacaaatctcATGAAtttctaggccaatgagtctctagggaaaacgatactcggtcttaccgtttatatgacttgatacgattcagtacacttgtcggagtcttaacaagtttttggtccGTTGCtagggactcgtggtttaactattctattcgtgtgattattgatttaattttacttgattttttttatttatttttattttttgttctagtaaatgttttctagggttttgtgcccaatgtttgcaggatgcaatttggacaagaatttaacTATATGGGAATCAATTCTACCAAGATAATCTCAAACActagtgggaacctcactcaagtatggatcaaagccaatttgggcaagctgcctgataacggtttaaaataccgttatctgtgatgtaattttgatactaaatgcaccctttttgacttagaaacttgctttaactcatgtttttgctttaattttataaataagagagttaagatggaacttaatgattttttgactaattcccttgattttgtaggctattAGAATGATTTGAAGGACGAGTTAAAGTACCAAACAGTTgcagtgctgaaaagtcaaagTTGAATGCAGAAAACATTAACTAGTCaacaagaaaagtcaaccagtcttccagaatgcaaaaaagtcaaccagagtgcagttttTCAGCGCCAGAAATCGACGTTGGCCGCCCGGGCGCCCATTTTGGCTGCCCAGGCAGCGGGGCTCGAAGCTTGGGCATTTATTTGAAGGCTCAAGCCTTACATGAGGTCCGTCCACCGCCCCGGCACGCTCCTAGTCCGCCTAAGCGTCGGGTTCTGCTGATCCAACCCaggtttttcttgtttttgacTCTTTTGGACAGCGCCCTGTTTTGGCACgcctctgacactatttaaaggatcCTGAGGCTTTCGGTTTTGTATCTCTGGCatagaagagcatagcaatacactatattcccaattcttaggctttcattaTCATTTTTCTCCTATTGTTCATAAAGTTCCCCCATGTCtttggggaactaatttctttttgttgttggggaatgatgtaaccttgtaaactctcgtgtatttgaattgattcttaaattccatatgcttttccattaattgttagagtgattaatttgtttctatgcttgcttttgtttaactcattcattagcatgatttatgaattgcatgagtattgggaggttccttacaattcaggttcttgttgaattactcctaagggttatatttctcaaggatgagggtatgagtcttggtcatcTTAATAtcttgttcttcacatcttattaccaggaatgctagcaattgtatgaactggtaatttgggacaaGCTTATTCACCAAGGGATCGgggtaggtaatttagtgagagacgttgtcattaatgcataaagaagaattcttatatacatgagagggaacttagTGAAATCTAatcccaacaacatatccatctcatacaAATCAACCTatgttcatctctgtgctcctttgccactgatcaattgcattttattttatttattatttttgcccaAACCCactgatctctttttatttttaagtcttaaataatcttgttatcacacaactattcagcgccgagagtcctctgggatacgatacttggtcttaccattttatattacttgtgggTATACTTGTCGATTcaacccaacaagtttttggcattgttgtcggggactcacggtttaggctattctatttgtgtgattcttgattaactttgactttattttatttttctttttcatattttatttttatttttctttttcatatttttattttttatttttttggtgttttgctttagtttttttttatactaacaTTATTTTCTAGAATTTTTGTGCAGGACTTAAGACTACCAAGAGGCCGAAAGGAGACAAATTATCTAGAGAACCCTCTCTAGAGAAAATTTCAGAGGCCTCACAATATGATCTAACAGGATGCAATTCTGCCAAGGTaatttcaactactggtgggaacctcactcaagcacAAATCAAAGTCAATATGGGCAAGTTGGTGGACTATTCACTAGACCACCACAAGCTAATAGTGctacaaagcttgaagagaccCTCTAGTGGTTCAAGCAGGAATCACTCTCAATTCTTGAAAGCACTCAAGCAGCATCTGAAAGGATGGAGGCATAGTGTAAATTCATAATTCAAGAGCTGGATAATCTTGAGAGTTATTTGAGAGATGACCCTGGTAAGGAATGCAGAGATGTTGTCATTGAAAGTGGCAGGGttttagatgagagaaaaatagagagagaagaagaagagagtttgagtgaggaagatgaagaaaaggaagaagataagaaaaaggaaatagagaaggaagaaaagaaaaaaaaaaaaagaggaagaagatgagagaaaaatagagagaaaagaaaaagaatgcttgagtgaaaaagaggaagatatagagaaagaaaaagaagaagttgagggagaaaagaaaaaaattgagaaaaatcttTTGTGCCCTAAGGAGTGTTCCAAggaggaaaaagagaagaaagaaatgaaaccAAGAGAGGAGGAGGATGGGAGCCAAAAGAACGAATCATGCGAAAAACCCTTTCCTCACCCAAAGAAGTCtcataggaaggaaaaagaaaaacagtttgagcatctcatggaaatcttcaagaaattggagattaaactTCCTGTTATTAGAACACAGCAGCAAGCTCCTGGTTATATTAAATTCCTgaagaaattcaacaaaaagaagaaaatgtccagaaaaaggaaacaattgaGGCACCAGGCAGCTGCATGTGATCAAGCGTCTACTGAAGGACGCTACTGACTAAGCTtcttgggtcaagctagtgacgttaaagaagcacttgttgggaggcaacccagttcctgaatttttttatcttttattttgttttattttattttatttatttatttttaatttattatctgtgtggtttggatttgattttgtttttgtgtgtttgattttttttacgaTAAATGCTGCTTCTGATGACAGTAGGGataacatctactaatggatgcttctacaacacctactgatggatgttaggtgagtAGGCATCTATTGAAGGATGCTAGTGAATatgagaaagattggtgtctactgagggatgccaatgaagataagaaatattagcatctactgatggatgctaatGGATGTTGCTAACAGTTAAATAAGCgttacctgggaggcaacccagttttctaagcctatctttttaatttatgctttatttgcttatgtttttagaatagggTTTGATATACTTGGTTGGAAACTTTATCTGATGTAGTGGTTTGACTATTAATAtttgcatgatgggtattgcttgatgatgcatgttattgattgatgttgagattgtgCACTATAGGTTGATATATAGGTGGGtgttcacaagctatgtgaacaaatgcatgatgttgtgattgtggttatgatgctaagcagggtgtttATCTGGGATATCTGGAATATTGAGTGAGCTTATATGTGAGGATTTGACCTCAAGAGTTTTTGTTGATATgattgctatctacttgaaagcatgaatgattttgcccaggtttctatgattgactgaattgcatgcttgtgtcatatgatcaaggccatttttttattagccctttcttagccaatgcataaTTTTCTTCCCAAAtcaaaagagcacaatgtgttctaccttttttgaacctaagccttaaacagtatgtgaaaaccctttttgaaaatttttacctttagttaagttgagaattattgtgtggtattgataaaggttcaagtttggggttgttgggaaagttgaaaaagaaaagataagcattgagctaaagtgttgagcaaagcatgaaaaagatagaaaagatagaatgaaagaaaagcttaatgcaaaaaggggaaagttgggaatgagtgagattggttgtttaaagagagtttgtgcttgaatgataaatgttgaataactctcttaactcaaggattttgtaatctagaaaaaccaatttttcttgttagcccagcctcattataagccatgaaaagtccttgtgatgacatgtatGTGTGAGTATGTTGATTATCGTAATTGAAAGACAATTTTGTTCTGTGACATGTTGATAGTGGAGGAAAGAAGTTACCTCTTGAAACACGTGAGGGATTGAGTGAAaactttatctggtgaggaatgattccatgaattcatgattacatttgtgcttagttcattgatcattcatgagaataacatttTTCTgagattatgtgattgtgtgaacaccatgatgagttgTTATAAATcaaagcatgtgtgcatcttgactaaattctattgatgagcttattcgagtgattacttgtcttgaaagaacgagttttggaatgtgttgaaccattgtgttgattggtggaagactaagtttcatcttgtttgcttgaggacaagcaaagttctaagtttggggttgtgataacagttcaaaaatcgttatttttatacttaaatttgacactaaacacaccctttatgaatTAGAAACTaccttgaaatcatgcatttttcttaagttagagaataagagagtcaaaggtggttttcttggttttatgcttgattttccttgttttggcaggaattatCATGAATTCAATGAATGAAGCTGAAGTAGTAAGGAGTTGGATCAAGAGAAGAACGAAAAATGCTGAAAGGAAGAATCGCACGCACCGCTGAGCGAAAATCCACCGCTAAGCGCCAGCCTCGTGGAGGAGTTCTTTGGCCAATGCCTAAGCGCCAACACTGAGGGGAAAATCAAGTACTGCagtcaccgctcagcgccaactTCACCGTTGAGTGCCAACCTCTTCAGAGAAGCCACTGCCAGACTCTTGGACGACAACGCTGAGCGACATCTATGAGTGTCGTGCCTATCGTTGAGCGATaatccaacgctgagcgccagtctctTGGACCTGGGCCAATTTTTGCCAATTTTcatgaactatatattgatttgcacaACCCAGAgagggtatcttttggcagaaggagacgcagaaacacactcttcaccccttggaggtggattttggatgcggaagctccaatctaaaaattctagggttttatctttcattcctttcattaatttcatctagtttcaccatgtctatggtgaactaaacttccattgttgttggggaaacgatgtaatcctttttaactttcatatattgaattgttatGTCAATCGATATGCTTTACtgcattaattgttagagtttttcctctattatctatgcatgctttgtttaactcattcaatagcatgatctttcattttgtcgatatggaaacatacggggaaatctagataTGGGGGAATTCTctcaggagcaatattacctagacataaggATTGGAGGACCGATgtccttaagcttctgtgtgaatgtaatgcatgataaattgcTAGGGATAcgagacattgtaaactagtaattaggagtaggctctcttcaccgagacattgggtttagggtaaattagaaagtaacattaacattaatgaaggagtagaattcataaatacatgagagtggattaggataagtgataacggtctaaaaaccgttatttttgtgcttcaatttgatatcaaaacacaccctttatggcttagaatgaacttagaatcaaataaaacacttagtttagtcaaatgagagtcaaaagttgtttttagagatattatgcttgtttttgctttgttttgtagggttttgatgagaattgaagatggaagtaaagtagggaggacttagactcaagaaagtaagagaaaaaggaagaaaagaagagtcaagttcaccgctcaacgccaattccagcgctgagcgccagtctcgTGGGTGAATCCATTGTTTCTCGCTTAAGTGGCAACGCTTAGCGTCCTGCGATTAgtaggcaaaccgctgagcagcAGACTGGACCGTTGAGTGGCCTACGATTATGAGGCAAACCACtaagcggtcaaattaggcccTGAGCGGTGgaatgttgggcttgggcttaaattctgttacttttatgtgtTATAAGTAGCCCAATGTGAccttcagagtaatcttttggcaagcagagacaTCCAGAGCAAACTCCTTGGAGgtggtttcttggatgcttaggctctaatttatcaaatatagggtttactctttcattctttcatttaattccatctagtttcaccatgtctatggtgaactaaaccctttgttgttagggaacaatgtaatcttttgaaactatcttatattgaaattcttattttactcatatgcttatattatcaattgttgggtttcttatctatgctcaatgcttgtatcgtttaactcattcgatattaagatatttgcctttatcgatacggagacgtacggggaagtcatgaactgataagaaattccttaattaagcaatactgcctagagataggggtagggcgattaattgtattttgcttctatggtatattgcattgctaattactcagggagactagagatagtaaactagtagtttgtaataggctcttttcgccgagagatcgggtttagggtaggctaagaaagtttgcatgacaattagataataaagtgaattaaataagaaaagtagatataagagagtggataagatgaaattgtaaaccccaacaactccattccttcatatcttttctttgccaattgattcacttgcatttgcatttgtattttcgttttgcattcacactacaaaaattatttcttttcaagtcttataagatcaatttacatgaaagataaggcctaagagtcctttgggagaacgatacttggacttaccgtttatatattacttgataacgatctggtacacttgtcaggggcttaaTAATAactcggaaaccccaacaacataattcatccatatatttTTCACCTACGTATATTTTGTGGTCAACTaatcaacctttgcatgcatgcttattttttgttttgcatactaaacaccaaatttt
This genomic interval from Vigna radiata var. radiata cultivar VC1973A chromosome 8, Vradiata_ver6, whole genome shotgun sequence contains the following:
- the LOC106772559 gene encoding probable methyltransferase PMT3 isoform X2; the encoded protein is MGRGRADGKPRKRLVITVIVLVIVGAFFYLYSRDSASSSIEYGSKSLTFGGDDSAIPKTIPVCDDRLSELIPCLDRNFIYQTRLKLDLTMMEHYERHCPMPERRYNCLIPPPPGYKIPIKWPKSRDQVWRANIPHTHLATEKSDQRWMVVKGEKIVFPGGGTHFHYGADKYIASIANMLNFPNNIINDEGRLRNVFDVGCGVASFGGYLLSSDVIAMSLAPNDVHENQIQFALERGIPSYLGVLGTLRLPYPSRSFELAHCSRCRIDWLQRDGILLLELDRLLRPGGYFAYSSPEAYAQDEEDQRIWRQMSALVGQMCWKVAAKKNQTVIWVKPLTNDCYLKREPDTHPPLCSPDDDPDAVWGVKMKACISRYSDQMHRARGSGLAPWPARLTTPPPRLADFNYSTEMFEKDMEHWHQEVVNYWKMLGNKIKPDTIRNVMDMKAHLGSFAAALKDKDVWTMNVVPENGPNTLKIIYDRGLLGTIHNWCEAFSTYPRTYDLLHAWGIFSDIIEKECSPTDLLIEMDRILRPKGFVIVHDKRSVVVFIKKFLPALHWISVATSNLEKDSSQDKDDAVLIIQKKIWLTSESIRVSE
- the LOC106772559 gene encoding probable methyltransferase PMT3 isoform X1 gives rise to the protein MSQFNATSEVKRRGVLVTKMGRGRADGKPRKRLVITVIVLVIVGAFFYLYSRDSASSSIEYGSKSLTFGGDDSAIPKTIPVCDDRLSELIPCLDRNFIYQTRLKLDLTMMEHYERHCPMPERRYNCLIPPPPGYKIPIKWPKSRDQVWRANIPHTHLATEKSDQRWMVVKGEKIVFPGGGTHFHYGADKYIASIANMLNFPNNIINDEGRLRNVFDVGCGVASFGGYLLSSDVIAMSLAPNDVHENQIQFALERGIPSYLGVLGTLRLPYPSRSFELAHCSRCRIDWLQRDGILLLELDRLLRPGGYFAYSSPEAYAQDEEDQRIWRQMSALVGQMCWKVAAKKNQTVIWVKPLTNDCYLKREPDTHPPLCSPDDDPDAVWGVKMKACISRYSDQMHRARGSGLAPWPARLTTPPPRLADFNYSTEMFEKDMEHWHQEVVNYWKMLGNKIKPDTIRNVMDMKAHLGSFAAALKDKDVWTMNVVPENGPNTLKIIYDRGLLGTIHNWCEAFSTYPRTYDLLHAWGIFSDIIEKECSPTDLLIEMDRILRPKGFVIVHDKRSVVVFIKKFLPALHWISVATSNLEKDSSQDKDDAVLIIQKKIWLTSESIRVSE